From a region of the Streptomyces sp. NBC_00193 genome:
- a CDS encoding DNA polymerase III subunit gamma and tau produces MSSLALYRRYRPESFAEVIGQEHVTDPLMQALRNNRVNHAYLFSGPRGCGKTTSARILARCLNCEQGPTPTPCGECQSCKDLARNGPGSIDVIEIDAASHGGVDDARDLREKAFFGPASSRYKIYIIDEAHMVTPAGFNALLKVVEEPPEHLKFIFATTEPEKVIGTIRSRTHHYPFRLVPPGTLRDYLGEVCGREGAHVEEGVLPLVVRAGAGSVRDSMSVMDQLLAGATEQGVTYAMATSLLGYTDGTLLDAVVDAFAAGDGAAAFEIVDRVVEGGNDPRRFVADLLERLRDLVILAAVPDAREKGLIDAPNDVVERMQAQASVFGAAELSRAADLVNTGLTEMRGATSPRLQLELICARVLLPAAFDDERSVQARLDRLERGGAASAAAAAAFAPAPAMGYVPGPEAHAMAPASVRTPAPQAPVQQAPAYQPPAPVQQAPAPAPVAPPEPVAPAAAPAAAAPAPGAWPGAATPGAPAAPAPAPAPAAGAWPGAAQPGGGAPGAWPGAATPGAPAAPAAAPAAAAQAPAAAPAAAPAAPAPGMAPGMAAGAGQIQAMWPAVLDAVKNRRRFTWILLSQNAQVAGFDGTTLQLGFPNAGARDNFASSGSEDVLKAVLAEQFQVTWKIEAVVGGGAQPLAPVSGSSYGAPAAPAYHQPPAQQAPQQNQQAYQQPQQPQQAQPPQQAYQQQPQQSQQPQPSYQQQQPQQSQQHQPTHQAPPPVAPEDDVAEADDPDLVDTALSGHDLIVRELGATVVEEYTNE; encoded by the coding sequence GTGTCGTCCCTTGCGCTGTACCGCCGCTACCGCCCCGAGTCGTTCGCCGAGGTCATCGGGCAGGAGCATGTCACTGACCCGCTGATGCAGGCCCTGCGCAACAACCGGGTCAATCACGCGTACCTGTTCAGCGGGCCGCGAGGCTGTGGCAAGACCACCAGCGCGCGCATCCTCGCCCGCTGCCTGAACTGTGAGCAAGGCCCCACGCCCACCCCCTGCGGGGAGTGCCAGTCCTGCAAGGACCTCGCGCGCAACGGGCCGGGGTCCATCGACGTCATCGAGATCGACGCGGCCTCGCACGGTGGTGTGGACGACGCCCGTGACCTGCGCGAGAAGGCCTTCTTCGGGCCCGCCTCCAGCCGGTACAAGATCTACATCATCGACGAGGCGCACATGGTCACCCCGGCGGGCTTCAACGCCCTGCTGAAGGTGGTCGAGGAGCCGCCGGAGCACCTCAAGTTCATCTTCGCCACGACCGAGCCCGAGAAGGTCATCGGCACCATCCGGTCCCGGACGCACCACTACCCCTTCCGGCTCGTGCCCCCCGGCACCCTGCGGGACTACCTCGGCGAGGTCTGCGGCCGCGAGGGCGCCCACGTCGAGGAGGGCGTGCTGCCGCTCGTCGTGCGCGCCGGAGCCGGATCCGTCCGTGACTCCATGTCCGTCATGGACCAGCTCCTGGCCGGCGCCACCGAGCAGGGTGTGACGTACGCCATGGCCACCTCGCTCCTCGGGTACACCGACGGCACGCTCCTCGACGCCGTCGTGGACGCGTTCGCCGCCGGGGACGGGGCCGCGGCCTTCGAGATCGTGGACCGGGTGGTGGAGGGCGGCAACGACCCGCGCCGCTTCGTCGCCGACCTGCTGGAGCGGCTGCGCGACCTGGTGATCCTCGCCGCCGTGCCCGACGCCCGGGAGAAGGGGCTCATCGACGCCCCCAACGACGTGGTCGAGCGGATGCAGGCCCAGGCCTCCGTCTTCGGGGCCGCCGAGCTGTCCCGGGCCGCCGATCTGGTCAACACGGGGCTCACGGAGATGCGCGGGGCCACCTCGCCCCGGCTGCAGCTGGAGCTGATCTGCGCCCGTGTGCTGCTGCCCGCCGCCTTCGACGACGAGCGTTCCGTGCAGGCGCGGCTCGACCGGCTGGAGCGCGGCGGCGCCGCCTCCGCCGCTGCAGCCGCCGCCTTCGCCCCGGCCCCCGCCATGGGCTACGTGCCCGGGCCGGAGGCCCACGCGATGGCCCCCGCGTCGGTACGGACCCCCGCGCCGCAGGCTCCGGTGCAGCAGGCTCCCGCGTACCAGCCCCCGGCCCCCGTGCAGCAGGCCCCCGCCCCGGCCCCCGTGGCTCCGCCCGAGCCGGTGGCTCCGGCCGCCGCTCCTGCGGCCGCAGCCCCCGCGCCCGGTGCCTGGCCCGGCGCGGCCACCCCCGGCGCCCCCGCGGCCCCGGCTCCCGCCCCGGCTCCGGCCGCCGGTGCCTGGCCCGGTGCCGCGCAGCCCGGCGGCGGCGCTCCCGGTGCCTGGCCCGGCGCGGCCACGCCCGGCGCCCCGGCGGCTCCCGCAGCCGCCCCGGCGGCAGCTGCCCAGGCCCCCGCGGCCGCGCCCGCTGCCGCGCCCGCCGCCCCGGCCCCCGGCATGGCCCCCGGCATGGCCGCCGGCGCCGGGCAGATCCAGGCCATGTGGCCGGCCGTCCTGGACGCCGTGAAGAACCGCCGTCGCTTCACCTGGATCCTGCTCAGCCAGAACGCCCAGGTGGCCGGCTTCGACGGCACCACCCTCCAGCTCGGCTTCCCCAACGCCGGAGCCCGCGACAACTTCGCGAGCAGCGGCAGCGAGGACGTGCTCAAGGCGGTGCTCGCCGAGCAGTTCCAGGTCACCTGGAAGATCGAGGCCGTGGTCGGCGGGGGAGCCCAGCCCCTGGCCCCCGTGTCCGGGTCCTCCTACGGCGCTCCGGCCGCGCCCGCCTACCACCAGCCGCCGGCCCAGCAGGCGCCGCAGCAGAACCAGCAGGCGTACCAGCAGCCCCAGCAGCCCCAGCAGGCACAGCCGCCCCAGCAGGCGTACCAGCAGCAGCCGCAGCAGTCCCAGCAGCCGCAGCCGTCGTACCAGCAGCAGCAACCCCAGCAGTCCCAGCAGCACCAGCCGACCCACCAGGCGCCCCCGCCGGTCGCCCCCGAGGACGACGTCGCGGAGGCCGACGACCCGGACCTCGTCGACACCGCACTGAGCGGCCACGACCTGATCGTGCGCGAGCTCGGAGCCACCGTTGTAGAGGAATATACGAACGAATAG
- a CDS encoding type II toxin-antitoxin system VapC family toxin, with protein sequence MAAVGEREALAYLALHRRLKSAGTSIDPPDALIAATALANGWTLVSRNIKHLARSDALLLNPWEYEG encoded by the coding sequence ATCGCCGCCGTTGGAGAGCGGGAGGCACTCGCCTACCTCGCTCTTCACCGGAGGCTCAAGAGTGCCGGGACCAGCATCGATCCCCCCGATGCGCTGATCGCTGCCACCGCCCTGGCGAACGGCTGGACGCTGGTGAGCCGGAACATCAAGCATCTGGCGCGATCAGACGCACTCCTGCTGAACCCATGGGAGTACGAGGGATAG
- the purD gene encoding phosphoribosylamine--glycine ligase: protein MKVLVIGGGAREHALCRSLSLDSDVNALYCAPGNAGIAEVAELRPVDQLDGEAVARLATELRADLVVVGPEAPLVAGVADAVRAVGIPVFGPSGEAAQLEGSKAFAKDVMAAAGVPTARSYVCTTPEEVDEALDAFGAPYVVKDDGLAAGKGVVVTDDRAAAREHALRCDRVVIEEFLDGPEVSLFAITDGVTVLPLQPAQDFKRALDGDAGPNTGGMGAYSPLPWADPKLVDEVMASVLQPTVDELRHRGTPFSGLLYAGLAITSRGVRVIEFNARFGDPETQVVLARLRTPLASVLLGSANGTLDTLPPLSWREDAAVTVVIASHNYPETPRTGDPITGLAEVAELDAPYAYVLHAGTRTEGDAVVSAGGRVLSVTATGSDLAEARDRAYKAVARIGLDGSQYRTDIAAKAAEQR from the coding sequence GTGAAGGTCCTCGTCATCGGCGGCGGCGCCCGCGAACATGCCCTGTGCCGCTCTCTGTCCCTCGATTCCGACGTCAACGCGCTGTACTGCGCTCCCGGCAACGCCGGCATCGCCGAGGTGGCCGAGCTCCGCCCCGTCGACCAGCTCGACGGCGAAGCCGTCGCCCGCCTCGCCACCGAGCTCCGCGCCGACCTGGTCGTCGTCGGCCCGGAGGCCCCGCTCGTCGCCGGAGTCGCCGACGCCGTGCGTGCGGTGGGCATCCCCGTCTTCGGCCCGTCCGGCGAAGCCGCGCAGCTGGAGGGTTCCAAGGCCTTCGCCAAGGACGTGATGGCCGCCGCGGGAGTCCCGACGGCCCGCAGCTACGTGTGCACCACCCCCGAAGAGGTGGACGAGGCCCTCGACGCCTTCGGCGCCCCGTACGTGGTCAAGGACGACGGCCTCGCCGCCGGCAAGGGCGTCGTGGTCACCGACGACCGGGCCGCCGCCCGCGAGCACGCGCTGCGCTGCGACCGCGTGGTCATCGAGGAGTTCCTCGACGGTCCCGAGGTCTCCCTCTTCGCCATCACCGACGGCGTCACCGTGCTGCCGCTGCAGCCCGCGCAGGACTTCAAGCGCGCGCTCGACGGCGACGCGGGCCCCAACACCGGCGGCATGGGCGCGTACTCGCCCCTCCCCTGGGCCGACCCGAAGCTCGTCGACGAGGTCATGGCCTCCGTCCTGCAGCCGACCGTGGACGAGCTGCGCCACCGCGGCACCCCCTTCTCCGGGCTGCTCTACGCCGGCCTCGCGATCACCTCGCGCGGCGTGCGGGTCATCGAGTTCAACGCCCGCTTCGGCGACCCCGAGACCCAGGTGGTCCTGGCCCGGCTGCGCACCCCGCTCGCGAGCGTGCTGCTGGGCTCCGCCAACGGCACCCTGGACACCCTGCCCCCGCTCAGCTGGCGCGAGGACGCGGCCGTCACCGTGGTCATCGCCTCGCACAACTACCCGGAGACCCCGCGCACCGGGGACCCCATCACGGGCCTGGCCGAGGTGGCCGAGCTGGACGCCCCGTACGCCTACGTCCTGCACGCAGGGACCCGTACCGAGGGCGACGCCGTCGTCAGCGCGGGTGGACGCGTGCTGTCGGTGACCGCGACCGGTTCCGATCTGGCGGAGGCCCGGGACAGGGCGTATAAGGCGGTCGCGCGGATCGGGCTCGACGGCTCGCAGTACCGCACGGACATCGCGGCGAAGGCCGCAGAACAGCGCTGA
- a CDS encoding helicase-associated domain-containing protein: protein MASGSTLTAWLSGLDGPRLARVLATRNDTASPPEPRSVGELADRLQRPGSVALALPLLTLPDLQVAEAVAALGTTASRKALAKLLGATAGEAGLALGAVLETLAEHALVWPDHNGRLHTAAPLRAAWDAPLGLDAPIAELLADMTSDELRGMLAALGIKPPGTKQQRMAALVAHHSDPEVIAEVVARAPAVTQKLLAHRAGSAPRQPQAIVFGAPGPVLEPGARWALDRGLLIQDRRRYGAARMPVEVALALRGPTWRAPFTPLPPSPQLVSITPAEVEREAAASAAALLAQAASVLSACSAAPPARLKSGGIGARELARIGKAAHADDAVVRITLEVAYAAGLLARVGDRVAPTEAYDVWAEQEPAERLATLLQAWRELPLTPTRARDEDNKALPALAGAPPCNGCRQARDGLFAAAAQLPAGQGMKDVSDLGPTVAWHRPLADTSPTDITPFATVIREAEMFGVIARGALSALGVHLLAYDAEGLTATCRRLLPPAAETARIGGDLTAVVAGTPAARVAVVLDATADRETSGTASVWRFSSGSIRRALDAGRAPRDIAADLAAIAAGPLPQPLSYLIADTARGHGRVRIAPAACVLHGEEPALLAELASHRGLSKLGLRQLAPTVLVSRSSLDATLAALRAEGYAPVAETAGGTVRVEKIRPQRAAAPVPAPRQTNDKRGTRSAAIRTSKVPGGADLDELAVRLLAAPPTVPEPDPFGSGVPFGTDTEEIVAGYAKHLSYSDVRQLARAIDAGTAITVEYVATSGSRTVRTLSSLELDPPYLEAWCHLREAERVFTLSRIHGVMPQ from the coding sequence ATGGCGTCCGGATCAACGCTGACAGCCTGGCTGAGCGGTCTCGACGGCCCGCGCCTGGCACGTGTGCTCGCGACACGGAACGACACCGCGTCCCCTCCGGAGCCCCGCTCGGTAGGGGAGCTGGCGGACCGACTTCAGCGGCCGGGGTCGGTGGCACTAGCGCTGCCCCTGCTCACCCTGCCCGACTTGCAGGTGGCCGAGGCCGTGGCGGCGCTCGGGACGACCGCGTCGCGCAAGGCCCTGGCGAAGCTGCTGGGAGCGACGGCAGGCGAGGCCGGTCTCGCACTGGGAGCGGTCCTGGAGACTCTGGCCGAGCACGCGCTGGTTTGGCCGGACCACAACGGAAGGCTCCACACGGCGGCACCGTTGCGGGCGGCATGGGACGCGCCGCTCGGCCTGGACGCACCAATTGCGGAGCTGCTGGCGGACATGACCTCCGACGAGCTGCGCGGCATGTTGGCGGCGCTGGGCATCAAGCCGCCCGGCACCAAGCAGCAGCGTATGGCGGCGCTCGTCGCGCACCACAGCGACCCCGAAGTCATTGCCGAAGTGGTGGCACGAGCGCCCGCGGTCACACAGAAGCTGCTGGCCCACCGGGCAGGGTCTGCACCGAGGCAGCCGCAGGCCATCGTGTTCGGGGCCCCTGGCCCCGTCCTCGAACCGGGGGCGCGGTGGGCACTCGACCGGGGCCTGCTGATCCAGGACCGCCGCCGATACGGTGCCGCGCGTATGCCCGTCGAAGTCGCGCTGGCGTTGCGCGGGCCCACTTGGCGCGCCCCCTTCACCCCGCTTCCACCGTCCCCTCAGCTGGTGTCCATCACCCCCGCCGAGGTAGAGCGGGAGGCCGCAGCCTCGGCTGCGGCGTTGTTGGCCCAGGCCGCCTCGGTCCTCTCGGCCTGTTCCGCGGCTCCGCCCGCCAGACTCAAGTCCGGTGGGATCGGCGCGCGTGAGCTGGCCCGAATCGGCAAGGCCGCCCATGCCGACGATGCCGTGGTCCGCATCACCCTGGAGGTCGCGTACGCGGCCGGGCTGCTGGCCCGGGTCGGCGACCGCGTGGCACCGACCGAGGCCTATGACGTCTGGGCGGAACAGGAGCCCGCGGAGCGGCTTGCCACGCTGCTCCAGGCATGGCGCGAACTGCCGCTCACCCCCACTCGGGCACGCGACGAGGACAACAAGGCGCTACCAGCCCTCGCGGGAGCGCCGCCCTGTAACGGCTGCCGTCAGGCCCGCGACGGGCTGTTTGCCGCAGCGGCACAGCTCCCGGCCGGTCAGGGTATGAAGGACGTTTCCGATCTCGGACCGACGGTGGCCTGGCACCGCCCGCTCGCCGACACCTCGCCTACGGACATCACCCCGTTCGCCACGGTGATCCGCGAGGCCGAAATGTTCGGAGTGATCGCCCGAGGCGCCCTGTCGGCTCTGGGCGTCCATCTGCTCGCCTACGACGCGGAAGGACTGACCGCCACCTGCCGACGACTGCTGCCCCCAGCCGCCGAAACCGCCCGGATCGGCGGCGACCTCACCGCCGTCGTCGCCGGCACACCGGCCGCGCGGGTCGCCGTGGTCCTCGATGCCACCGCTGACCGGGAAACCAGTGGCACGGCCTCGGTGTGGCGGTTCAGCTCCGGCAGCATCCGACGGGCCCTGGACGCCGGCCGCGCCCCGAGGGACATCGCAGCCGATCTGGCCGCCATCGCAGCCGGGCCCCTGCCCCAGCCGCTGTCCTATCTCATCGCCGACACCGCGCGGGGCCACGGACGCGTGCGCATCGCCCCGGCCGCCTGCGTCCTCCACGGCGAGGAGCCGGCGCTCCTGGCCGAACTCGCCTCCCACCGGGGGCTCTCCAAGCTCGGCCTGCGCCAGCTCGCGCCAACTGTTCTGGTCAGTCGTAGCTCGCTCGACGCAACCCTCGCAGCGCTCCGCGCCGAGGGCTACGCCCCCGTCGCCGAAACGGCCGGGGGAACCGTACGCGTCGAGAAGATCCGGCCCCAGCGGGCGGCCGCTCCTGTTCCGGCCCCTCGGCAGACCAACGACAAGCGTGGCACCCGAAGCGCGGCCATTCGTACGTCGAAGGTCCCGGGCGGCGCCGACCTCGATGAGCTAGCTGTCCGGCTGCTGGCCGCACCACCGACCGTGCCGGAACCCGACCCCTTCGGCAGCGGAGTCCCCTTCGGGACGGACACCGAGGAAATCGTCGCCGGATACGCGAAGCACCTTTCGTACAGCGATGTCCGCCAGCTCGCCCGAGCCATCGACGCCGGCACCGCCATCACCGTCGAGTACGTCGCGACCTCGGGCAGTCGCACCGTCCGCACCCTGAGCAGCCTGGAACTCGACCCGCCCTACCTGGAAGCCTGGTGCCACCTGCGCGAAGCCGAACGCGTCTTCACGCTCTCCCGCATCCACGGCGTCATGCCCCAGTAG